Proteins encoded together in one Variovorax paradoxus EPS window:
- a CDS encoding DUF3304 domain-containing protein yields the protein MIHLYRVFASACMLPSAISKFRGIGIRLLYRWLGASVMLAVALGLAACEPSVAKPMTVGITGYNFTAEGVQEYYVNGMRGSNLPPYGGGGSTSCCVSLPAKWTPELTVKVSWTMGHWTTPYESRKHLSVDEQIKCCSAERTLSKVVPVERYEVGGIAQVFFLPQDDIKVWVSQYDLGHEKHISGMRYPKKPDTTE from the coding sequence ATGATTCACCTGTACCGCGTCTTCGCATCGGCCTGCATGCTTCCATCCGCCATTTCGAAATTCCGGGGGATAGGCATTCGCTTGTTGTACCGATGGCTCGGTGCGTCTGTCATGTTGGCGGTCGCATTGGGTCTCGCCGCCTGCGAACCTTCGGTTGCGAAACCGATGACTGTGGGTATCACGGGCTACAACTTCACGGCCGAGGGCGTGCAGGAGTACTACGTCAACGGCATGCGCGGCTCCAATCTGCCGCCGTATGGCGGTGGTGGATCGACGTCGTGCTGTGTATCGCTGCCCGCGAAGTGGACGCCGGAGCTCACGGTCAAGGTAAGTTGGACGATGGGCCATTGGACGACGCCCTACGAAAGTCGCAAGCATTTGTCCGTTGATGAGCAAATCAAATGCTGTTCCGCAGAACGCACTCTCAGCAAAGTTGTTCCCGTGGAACGCTATGAGGTGGGGGGAATCGCTCAAGTGTTTTTCCTTCCCCAAGACGACATCAAGGTATGGGTCAGCCAGTACGACCTGGGCCACGAGAAACATATTTCGGGGATGCGCTACCCCAAGAAGCCCGACACCACCGAATAA
- a CDS encoding type VI secretion system Vgr family protein, with translation MRTLDISSIAIPLILGRPALEPVHLSGHEGLNSLFEYGLLLKTPDVLNLGASGAMDFDLDSFIGREITCSIQLDGAGRFLPGASGESVDHIGAGVRQINALITDAEVWGEEGRHVQYRLTLRPWLYRATLTTNCRIFQNKNVVQILDELLSDYTFPVDKRLIETYPERDYQVQYNESDFEFFERLCQEVGVSYFFRHSEGKHHLVLIDNMGAYKKNDSTAYQEVEYHAPGWKVDAEYVSSFVPHHHLTSGRYTSREYDYTRPRADLSQSRKDPRATGQADGEVYQWHEGSAAGSHYAQPRAGSAEANDPHGEGDQLALLRMEALRTHGARARASGNLRGMVPGCSFELQKHPRRKANAEYLILDTRFLIEDVAQDSQIGDAAPDRKQQWKVEVDFTAHPMIEPLRPIPSRAKPFTRGPQSALVVGPAGQNIWTDALGRIKVQFPWDRIGQKNQHSTCWIRMSSPWAGNQLGGIQLPRIGQEVIIDFIGGDPDLPICTGRAYNQANLPPWALPGQQALSGFRSRELAEEGGNSTAGRSNHLAMDDTAGKIQVQLKSDHQHSQLSLGHITRIEDNAGRKDDRGEGFELRTDGHGVLRAQNGMLITTEARGNAVRHVKDMGETVQRLTLAREQHENLAEAAQQAKAQDDGVDQSDVASALKTQNDVIRGLHSADTGTFPELQEPHLVLASPAGIEVTTGGSTHIASEEHIALTSGKHLSLSTMGSLLASAKEAIRLFAFNAGMRLVAANADIDITALKNSLNLLAKLNITLTANKITITAKEEVQINGGTSYSRWSSAGIEHGTQGLWREHASIHSTVGPKSLPLPDIKFPEPICKECLRKALAAGVPFGKR, from the coding sequence ATGCGCACGCTCGACATCAGCAGCATCGCCATTCCGTTGATCCTGGGCCGTCCGGCATTGGAGCCGGTGCACCTTTCAGGGCACGAAGGGCTCAACAGCCTGTTCGAGTACGGGCTGCTGCTCAAGACGCCCGATGTCCTGAACCTTGGCGCCAGCGGTGCGATGGACTTCGATCTGGACAGCTTCATCGGGCGCGAGATCACTTGCTCGATCCAGCTCGACGGTGCGGGCCGGTTCCTTCCCGGCGCTTCGGGGGAGTCGGTCGACCACATCGGCGCAGGCGTGCGCCAGATCAACGCGCTCATCACAGACGCGGAAGTCTGGGGCGAAGAGGGACGGCACGTCCAGTACAGGCTCACGTTGCGCCCCTGGCTGTACCGCGCAACCCTCACCACCAATTGCAGGATCTTCCAGAACAAGAATGTTGTTCAGATCCTCGATGAGCTTCTTTCCGACTACACCTTTCCTGTCGACAAGCGCCTCATCGAGACCTATCCGGAGCGCGACTACCAAGTCCAGTACAACGAGAGCGACTTCGAATTCTTCGAGCGCCTGTGCCAGGAGGTTGGTGTCAGTTATTTTTTTCGGCACAGCGAAGGCAAGCACCACCTGGTTCTCATCGACAACATGGGTGCATACAAGAAGAACGACAGCACGGCCTACCAGGAAGTCGAGTACCACGCGCCCGGCTGGAAGGTGGATGCGGAGTACGTCAGCAGCTTTGTTCCGCACCACCACCTGACCAGCGGCAGGTACACCAGCCGCGAGTACGACTACACACGCCCCCGGGCCGACCTGAGCCAGAGCCGCAAAGACCCGAGAGCGACGGGCCAGGCCGACGGCGAGGTGTACCAATGGCATGAAGGCAGTGCCGCCGGCAGCCACTACGCACAGCCCAGAGCCGGCAGTGCCGAGGCGAACGATCCCCACGGCGAAGGCGACCAGTTGGCGCTTCTTCGCATGGAGGCCCTGCGCACCCATGGCGCCAGGGCGCGGGCCAGCGGTAATTTGCGCGGCATGGTGCCCGGTTGCAGTTTCGAGCTTCAGAAGCATCCACGCCGGAAAGCCAATGCCGAGTACCTGATCCTGGACACCCGCTTCCTGATCGAAGACGTCGCGCAGGACAGCCAGATCGGCGATGCGGCTCCCGATCGCAAGCAGCAATGGAAAGTGGAGGTCGACTTCACCGCGCATCCGATGATCGAGCCGCTGCGCCCAATCCCGAGCCGGGCAAAACCCTTCACCCGAGGCCCTCAATCCGCGCTGGTCGTGGGCCCCGCCGGCCAGAACATCTGGACCGATGCGTTGGGGCGCATCAAGGTGCAGTTCCCCTGGGACCGCATCGGCCAGAAGAACCAGCACAGCACCTGCTGGATTCGAATGTCCAGCCCGTGGGCGGGCAACCAGTTGGGCGGTATCCAGCTCCCGCGCATCGGCCAGGAGGTCATCATCGACTTCATCGGCGGGGACCCGGATCTGCCGATTTGCACGGGGCGGGCCTACAACCAAGCGAACCTGCCGCCGTGGGCGCTGCCGGGTCAGCAAGCGTTATCGGGTTTCAGGAGTCGCGAGCTGGCCGAGGAAGGTGGCAATAGCACAGCGGGGCGCAGCAACCACTTAGCGATGGACGACACGGCCGGAAAGATCCAGGTTCAGCTCAAGAGCGACCATCAGCACAGTCAGTTGAGCCTTGGGCACATCACGCGAATCGAAGACAACGCGGGGCGCAAGGACGATCGGGGCGAAGGGTTTGAACTGCGCACGGACGGGCACGGTGTTCTGCGGGCACAAAACGGAATGCTCATCACCACCGAAGCGCGTGGCAATGCCGTACGCCATGTCAAGGACATGGGGGAGACCGTGCAGCGCCTGACGCTCGCGCGCGAACAGCATGAGAACCTGGCAGAAGCGGCCCAGCAGGCCAAGGCCCAAGACGACGGCGTGGACCAAAGCGATGTGGCGAGCGCGCTCAAGACGCAGAACGACGTCATTCGTGGCCTCCACTCGGCAGACACCGGCACCTTTCCCGAATTGCAAGAGCCTCATCTGGTCTTGGCCAGTCCTGCAGGTATCGAAGTCACCACCGGCGGCAGCACCCACATTGCGAGCGAAGAACACATCGCGCTCACCAGCGGCAAGCACCTCAGCCTCAGCACCATGGGCAGCCTGTTGGCCAGCGCGAAGGAAGCCATTCGGCTGTTTGCCTTCAACGCGGGCATGCGGCTGGTGGCGGCCAATGCCGACATCGACATCACGGCACTGAAGAACAGCCTCAATCTGCTGGCCAAGCTCAACATCACACTGACTGCCAACAAGATCACCATCACCGCGAAAGAAGAGGTGCAGATCAACGGCGGCACCAGCTACAGCCGTTGGAGCAGCGCGGGCATCGAGCATGGCACGCAGGGGCTCTGGCGCGAACACGCCAGCATCCACAGCACGGTGGGCCCCAAGAGCCTGCCTCTGCCGGACATCAAATTTCCGGAGCCCATCTGCAAGGAATGCCTGCGCAAGGCTTTGGCTGCCGGCGTACCTTTTGGAAAGCGCTGA
- a CDS encoding DUF3304 domain-containing protein encodes MSVQSMPVALPGERPFGPIRQGGAVRLYRWLAMCILLAAGLSLAACKPTAAKPMTVGITGYNFTAEGVQEYYVNGMRGSNLPPYGGGGSTSCCVSLPAKWTPGLTVKVSWTIGDWKVPYTQIATLSTQEQIACCWTERTLSKVIPVKPYGEKGGRLQVFFLPKDEMQIWVSEMGLLSPEHPSRMGYPKKPNITE; translated from the coding sequence ATGTCCGTCCAATCAATGCCCGTCGCCCTGCCCGGCGAGCGCCCCTTCGGGCCGATCAGGCAAGGGGGAGCGGTTCGTCTTTACCGATGGCTCGCCATGTGCATCCTGTTAGCCGCCGGCCTGAGTCTTGCGGCTTGCAAGCCCACGGCTGCGAAGCCGATGACAGTGGGCATCACCGGCTACAACTTCACGGCCGAGGGCGTGCAGGAGTACTACGTCAACGGCATGCGCGGCTCCAATCTGCCACCTTATGGCGGTGGTGGATCGACGTCGTGCTGCGTGTCGCTGCCGGCGAAGTGGACGCCGGGACTTACGGTCAAGGTGAGTTGGACTATTGGAGATTGGAAAGTGCCCTATACGCAAATTGCAACCTTGTCGACACAGGAACAAATTGCGTGCTGTTGGACTGAACGCACTCTCAGCAAAGTTATTCCCGTGAAGCCCTACGGCGAAAAAGGCGGCAGGCTTCAGGTGTTTTTTCTGCCCAAGGACGAGATGCAGATATGGGTATCGGAAATGGGTCTATTGAGTCCGGAACACCCCTCGCGCATGGGCTACCCGAAAAAACCCAATATCACTGAATAG
- a CDS encoding DUF4123 domain-containing protein: MNRTYLQDDLPSATLTAVTAWSDGLDAQGQTSDTLQVLVDGAILESDGLQQMRSVYGPAVHAFDGTPLADYEELGLFLWRWRELLAIDGLETLRKAVAEKPCVSFVRSSTTLPTLCATLAWLAAAETSDGMPLYLRIGDTRVLGSFLPHVRPAQEARLHAALHAWAWPGRNGRLQGIETEAMPTAQLAAPTLVLDDAQYAALLDEAEADMLHAGMKSVEAGWTDERSGSELHRWLKAMSQKMGALGIHRQKDQWAFVSLALRAPDGFEALPELGESWLRVRSGTAALHDEISRWDSAQWQALKRLATEKAAASAAPSKGFR; encoded by the coding sequence ATGAACCGCACCTACCTTCAAGACGATCTTCCCTCGGCCACTCTGACTGCAGTAACGGCGTGGAGCGATGGCCTGGATGCGCAGGGGCAGACTTCCGACACACTGCAGGTGCTGGTGGACGGCGCGATCCTGGAAAGCGACGGCCTCCAACAGATGCGCAGTGTCTATGGTCCCGCCGTCCATGCGTTCGATGGCACCCCACTGGCCGACTACGAAGAGCTGGGGCTTTTTCTGTGGCGCTGGCGTGAACTGCTCGCCATCGACGGACTCGAGACTTTGCGCAAAGCCGTGGCGGAAAAACCCTGCGTGAGCTTCGTGCGCAGTTCGACAACCTTGCCCACGCTATGCGCCACGCTTGCATGGCTGGCCGCCGCAGAAACGTCGGATGGCATGCCGCTCTACCTGCGCATCGGCGATACACGCGTACTCGGCAGCTTCTTGCCACATGTGCGGCCGGCACAGGAAGCGCGCTTGCACGCCGCGCTGCACGCGTGGGCCTGGCCCGGCCGGAACGGCCGCTTGCAAGGCATAGAGACAGAGGCTATGCCGACAGCGCAGTTAGCCGCGCCCACCCTGGTGCTGGACGACGCCCAATACGCGGCGCTGCTCGACGAGGCCGAAGCCGACATGCTGCACGCCGGCATGAAATCTGTGGAAGCTGGATGGACCGATGAGCGCAGCGGGTCTGAACTGCATCGATGGCTGAAGGCCATGTCGCAAAAAATGGGGGCACTGGGCATCCATCGTCAAAAAGACCAATGGGCCTTCGTCTCCCTCGCATTGCGCGCCCCGGACGGATTCGAGGCGCTGCCCGAGCTGGGAGAAAGCTGGTTGCGCGTGCGCAGCGGCACCGCAGCGCTGCACGATGAAATCTCTCGTTGGGATTCCGCCCAATGGCAAGCGCTCAAACGCCTTGCAACCGAGAAAGCGGCGGCGAGCGCGGCTCCATCCAAAGGATTCCGATGA
- a CDS encoding ABC transporter ATP-binding protein, whose product MSEPKILLNVNGIEVIYNHVILVLKGVSLTVPEGGIVALLGGNGAGKTTTLRAVSNLLAGERGAVTKGTIELRGDRIEALSPAELVKRGLIQVMEGRHCFAHLTIEENLMTGAYTRTDGKAAVQQTLDKVYAYFPRLKTRRTSQAAYTSGGEQQMCAIGRALMANPTMVLLDEPSMGLAPQIVEEVFEIVKDLNTKEHVTFLLAEQNTNMALRYADYGYILENGRIVMDGEAKSLRENEDVKEFYLGVGGADRKSFRDVKSYKRRKRWLA is encoded by the coding sequence ATGAGCGAACCCAAAATCCTTCTCAACGTCAACGGCATCGAGGTTATCTACAACCACGTGATCCTCGTGCTCAAGGGCGTCTCGCTCACCGTGCCCGAAGGCGGCATCGTGGCGCTGCTCGGCGGCAACGGCGCGGGCAAGACGACCACGCTGCGCGCGGTGAGCAACCTGCTTGCGGGCGAGCGCGGCGCGGTGACCAAGGGCACGATCGAGCTGCGCGGCGACCGCATCGAGGCGCTGTCGCCGGCCGAGCTGGTCAAGCGCGGGCTCATCCAGGTGATGGAGGGCCGCCACTGCTTCGCGCACTTGACGATCGAAGAAAACCTGATGACCGGCGCCTACACGCGCACCGACGGCAAGGCCGCGGTGCAGCAGACGCTGGACAAGGTGTACGCGTATTTCCCGCGCCTGAAGACACGCCGCACCTCGCAGGCGGCCTACACCTCGGGCGGCGAGCAGCAGATGTGCGCCATCGGCCGCGCGCTGATGGCCAACCCGACGATGGTGCTGCTCGATGAACCTTCGATGGGCCTCGCGCCGCAGATCGTGGAAGAGGTGTTCGAGATCGTGAAAGACCTCAACACCAAGGAACACGTGACCTTCCTTTTGGCCGAGCAGAACACCAACATGGCGCTGCGCTACGCCGACTACGGCTACATCCTGGAGAACGGCCGCATCGTGATGGACGGCGAGGCGAAGAGCCTCCGCGAGAACGAGGACGTGAAGGAGTTCTACCTTGGCGTCGGCGGCGCGGACCGCAAGAGCTTTCGCGATGTGAAGAGCTACAAGCGGCGCAAAAGGTGGCTGGCTTGA
- a CDS encoding branched-chain amino acid ABC transporter permease encodes MFYRENGQFKSSYRADQQILPIAQDRIAMLVLLLVAFIVVPLGVSDYWMRAILTPFLILSLAALGLNILVGYCGQISLGTGAFMAVGAYAAYNFQVRIDGMPLIASLLLGGLCATVIGVLFGIPSLRIKGLYLAVATLAAQFFTDWAFLRIQWFTNNSSSGSVSVAGLNVFGVPIESPVQKYLFCLIFVVVFALLAKNLVRSAIGREWMAMRDMDVAAAVIGIRPVYAKLTAFAVSSFIVGVAGALWGFIHLGAWEPAAFSIDRSFQLLFMVIIGGLGSIMGSFFGAAFIVLLPLFLNQLPAWLGFSISTALASHLETMIFGALIVFFLIVEPHGLARLWSTAKEKLRLWPFPH; translated from the coding sequence ATGTTCTATAGAGAAAACGGCCAGTTCAAGTCGAGCTACAGGGCCGATCAACAGATCCTGCCCATCGCTCAGGACCGCATCGCGATGCTGGTGCTGCTGCTCGTGGCGTTCATCGTCGTGCCGCTGGGCGTGTCCGACTACTGGATGCGCGCCATCCTCACGCCCTTTTTGATCCTGTCGCTCGCAGCGCTCGGCCTCAACATCCTGGTCGGCTATTGCGGACAGATCTCGCTGGGCACCGGCGCCTTCATGGCAGTGGGGGCGTACGCGGCCTACAACTTCCAGGTGCGCATCGACGGCATGCCGCTCATCGCCTCGCTGCTGCTGGGGGGCCTCTGCGCGACGGTGATCGGCGTGCTGTTCGGCATTCCGAGCCTGCGCATCAAGGGCCTGTACCTCGCGGTGGCCACGCTGGCCGCGCAGTTCTTCACCGACTGGGCGTTCCTGCGCATCCAGTGGTTCACCAACAACTCGTCCTCGGGTTCGGTGAGCGTGGCGGGGCTCAACGTGTTCGGCGTGCCGATCGAGTCGCCGGTGCAGAAGTATTTGTTCTGCCTCATCTTCGTGGTGGTGTTCGCGCTGCTGGCAAAGAACCTGGTGCGCAGCGCCATCGGCCGCGAGTGGATGGCGATGCGCGACATGGACGTGGCCGCCGCGGTGATCGGCATCCGCCCGGTGTACGCCAAGCTCACGGCCTTTGCGGTGAGCAGCTTCATCGTCGGCGTGGCGGGCGCGCTGTGGGGCTTCATTCACCTGGGTGCGTGGGAACCGGCGGCGTTCAGCATCGACCGCTCGTTCCAGCTGCTGTTCATGGTGATCATCGGCGGGCTCGGCTCGATCATGGGCAGCTTCTTCGGCGCCGCATTCATCGTGCTCTTGCCGCTCTTTCTGAACCAGCTGCCCGCGTGGCTGGGCTTCTCGATTTCGACCGCGCTGGCCTCGCACCTGGAGACCATGATCTTCGGCGCGCTGATCGTGTTCTTCCTGATCGTCGAGCCGCACGGCCTCGCGCGGCTGTGGTCCACGGCCAAGGAGAAGTTGCGGCTCTGGCCCTTCCCGCACTGA
- a CDS encoding phenylacetate--CoA ligase family protein has protein sequence MTDHYDKLEIRDPAERERDLLAALPKQIAQAQTATSAFKKILDGVKPADITTRQALEQLPVTRKSELLELQKQRRADDPFGGFASIVRGPRMPRVFASPGTIYEPEGEARDYWRTARALHAAGFRSGDLIHNSFSYHMTPAGSIMETGAHALGCTVFAGGTGQTEQQLEAIADLKPEGYAGTPSFLKILLEKAEEKGQKLPFTKALVSGEAFPPSLHDWIAAHGVKGTQCYATADLGLIAYETSAREGLVIDEGVLVEIVRPGTGDPVPDGEVGEIVVTSFNPDYPLVRFGTGDLSAVLAGTCPTGRTNKRIKGWMGRADQTTKVRGMFVHPSQVAEIARRFPEIQRARLVVSGEMGDDQMTFKLECAGAPDGLDARIADAVREVTKLRGTIELVAPGTLPNDGKVIEDARSYK, from the coding sequence ATGACCGACCACTACGACAAGCTAGAGATCCGTGACCCCGCCGAACGCGAGCGCGACCTGCTCGCCGCATTGCCGAAACAGATCGCGCAGGCGCAGACAGCCACGTCCGCGTTCAAGAAGATCCTCGACGGCGTGAAGCCCGCGGACATCACGACGCGCCAGGCGCTCGAGCAACTGCCGGTCACGCGCAAATCGGAATTGCTCGAGTTGCAGAAGCAACGCCGGGCCGACGATCCTTTCGGCGGCTTCGCATCGATCGTGCGCGGGCCTCGCATGCCGCGCGTGTTCGCGAGCCCCGGCACCATCTACGAACCCGAGGGCGAAGCGCGCGACTACTGGCGCACGGCGCGCGCGCTGCATGCGGCCGGCTTTCGGAGCGGCGACCTCATCCACAACAGCTTCAGCTATCACATGACGCCGGCCGGCTCCATCATGGAAACCGGCGCGCACGCCCTGGGCTGCACCGTGTTCGCGGGCGGCACCGGCCAGACCGAGCAGCAGCTCGAAGCCATTGCCGACCTGAAGCCTGAAGGCTATGCGGGCACGCCGAGCTTCCTGAAGATATTGCTGGAGAAGGCCGAGGAGAAAGGCCAGAAGCTGCCCTTCACCAAGGCGCTCGTGTCCGGCGAAGCCTTTCCGCCGAGCCTGCACGACTGGATCGCCGCGCACGGCGTGAAGGGCACGCAGTGCTACGCCACGGCCGACCTCGGCCTCATCGCGTACGAGACCAGCGCACGCGAAGGCCTGGTGATCGACGAGGGCGTGCTGGTGGAGATCGTGCGCCCCGGCACGGGCGACCCGGTACCCGATGGCGAGGTGGGCGAGATCGTCGTCACCAGCTTCAACCCCGACTACCCACTGGTGCGCTTCGGCACCGGCGACCTCTCGGCCGTGCTCGCGGGCACCTGCCCCACCGGCCGCACCAACAAGCGCATCAAGGGCTGGATGGGTCGCGCCGACCAGACGACCAAGGTGCGTGGCATGTTCGTGCACCCGTCGCAGGTGGCGGAGATCGCGCGGCGCTTTCCGGAGATCCAGCGCGCGCGCCTTGTGGTGTCGGGCGAGATGGGCGACGACCAGATGACGTTCAAGCTCGAATGCGCAGGCGCGCCGGACGGGCTCGATGCGCGCATTGCCGATGCGGTGCGCGAGGTGACCAAGCTGCGCGGCACCATCGAGCTGGTGGCACCGGGGACGCTGCCGAACGACGGCAAGGTGATCGAGGACGCGCGCAGCTACAAGTAG
- a CDS encoding ABC transporter substrate-binding protein codes for MKLKSLALTAALVASTLGAMLAPSLAQAQAKEQFFPLLVYRTGPYAPNGTPWANGKQDYIKYVNATGGMNGVKIAYEECETGYATDKGVECYERLKGRPGVALFDPQATGITFALTDKVPNDKIPLITLGYGLSASQDGGVFKWNFPLMGSYWTAADILIQHIGKKEGGMDKLKGKKIALVYHDSPFGKEPIPLLQERAKQNGFELSLIPVTAPGVEQKSAWLQVRQSRPDFVLLWGWGVMNSTALKEAVATGYPREKMYGVWWAGAEPDVKDVGANAKGYNALALNTSGTQPKVIQEILKQVHDKGQGTGPKDEVGSVLYTRGVIIQMLTIEAVKRAQERFGKGKVMTGEQVRWGMENLALDQKKLDALGFSGVMRPVSTSCQDHMGSTWARVHTWDGAKWGGMSDWYEADEQIIKPMVKAAADKYAGEKKLTRREAADCQS; via the coding sequence ATGAAACTGAAATCGCTCGCTCTGACCGCCGCCCTGGTGGCCAGCACCCTCGGCGCCATGCTCGCGCCATCGCTCGCACAGGCGCAGGCCAAGGAGCAGTTCTTCCCGCTCCTGGTGTATCGCACCGGCCCCTATGCGCCCAACGGCACGCCATGGGCCAACGGCAAGCAGGACTACATCAAGTACGTCAACGCCACCGGCGGCATGAACGGCGTGAAGATCGCCTATGAAGAGTGCGAGACCGGCTACGCCACCGACAAGGGCGTGGAATGCTACGAACGCCTGAAGGGCCGCCCGGGCGTCGCGCTGTTCGATCCGCAAGCCACCGGCATCACCTTCGCGCTGACCGACAAGGTGCCCAACGACAAGATCCCGCTCATCACGCTGGGCTACGGCCTCTCGGCCTCGCAGGACGGCGGCGTGTTCAAGTGGAACTTCCCGCTGATGGGCAGCTACTGGACCGCGGCCGACATCCTGATCCAGCACATCGGCAAAAAAGAAGGCGGCATGGACAAGCTCAAGGGCAAGAAGATCGCCCTCGTCTATCACGACTCGCCGTTCGGCAAGGAGCCGATTCCGCTCCTGCAGGAACGCGCCAAGCAAAACGGCTTCGAGCTCTCGCTGATTCCGGTGACCGCGCCCGGCGTGGAACAGAAGTCGGCCTGGCTGCAGGTGCGCCAGTCGCGGCCCGACTTCGTGCTGCTGTGGGGCTGGGGCGTGATGAACTCCACCGCCCTGAAGGAAGCCGTGGCCACGGGTTACCCGCGCGAGAAGATGTACGGCGTGTGGTGGGCCGGCGCCGAACCCGACGTGAAGGACGTGGGCGCCAACGCCAAGGGCTACAACGCGCTCGCGCTCAACACCTCGGGCACGCAGCCCAAGGTGATCCAGGAGATCCTGAAGCAGGTGCACGACAAGGGCCAGGGCACGGGTCCGAAGGACGAAGTGGGCTCGGTGCTCTACACGCGCGGCGTGATCATCCAGATGCTGACCATCGAGGCCGTCAAGCGCGCACAGGAACGCTTCGGCAAGGGCAAGGTCATGACCGGCGAGCAAGTGCGCTGGGGCATGGAAAACCTCGCGCTCGACCAGAAGAAGCTCGACGCACTGGGCTTCTCGGGCGTGATGCGTCCGGTGAGCACCTCGTGCCAGGACCACATGGGCTCGACCTGGGCGCGCGTCCATACCTGGGACGGTGCCAAGTGGGGCGGCATGTCCGACTGGTATGAAGCCGACGAACAGATCATCAAGCCGATGGTGAAGGCCGCCGCCGACAAGTACGCCGGCGAGAAGAAGCTGACGCGCCGCGAAGCGGCCGACTGCCAGTCCTGA